The region TCTGATGACGCGTCCATCGTCACTAAAATCATGAAATAAAAACACACAAAAGCTTCACAAAGCGTGTAACTTCATGATAAATTTTATTTTCAACTACAAGGAGTCTTAAAATGGAATGGGATAATACGCAAAAAGGTAATTCGAATTTAGCGTCCGGGTTAGATGGAAAATCCGATTTAACCGCTAAATCCACTAAAGCCTTTAACAAAGAACGGATCACAATTCGCATTGATCGCGATGTCTTAGAATGGTTCCGCTCTCAAGCCCCCAATCAACGTGGTTATCAATCTCGAATTAATCAAGCATTACGCGAATATATGCAAAATGGAGTAAAGTCCATGGAAGATATTTTACGCA is a window of Legionellales bacterium DNA encoding:
- a CDS encoding BrnA antitoxin family protein → MEWDNTQKGNSNLASGLDGKSDLTAKSTKAFNKERITIRIDRDVLEWFRSQAPNQRGYQSRINQALREYMQNGVKSMEDILRKVMRDELHKLENQ